In the Vicinamibacterales bacterium genome, CACTTCTCGATGCCTGCTTTGCCGTACCGGGGCCTGTGAACGAGGGGACTCCCCTGCTTTTGGAATACCGGTACGACCAGAACCAGGTGTTCGACGTGAAGCTGTCGGTCCGAGGGACCGATGCGGCGTTCGACGCCCGGATCGAGAGCCCACTCACCAATGTCGTGAATCCCCAGGTTGATCGTCTGAAGATCGCGGAGACCGAGGAGAACCTTCGGCTCGGAAGAGTCGAACGTCATCTCGTGCCCGATACCTTCGCCGAACTGGCTGGAGCCTACGGCAAGATCGGACAGCATGAGAAGGCGATTGACTACCTGCGCCAGGCCATTCGACAGAGAGGACGACCAGACAGCTGGTTGTTGGACAGGTTGGCCGGAGAATATGCAGCGCTCGGGGATGTCGAACGAGCGGAGCGGTTCTACCTCGAAGCGTCGAGATGCTCCGGTAGCGGAGGCTCGCTCTTCAACCTCTCGCTGTACCAGCATCGTCGCGGGGAAGTGACAAAGGCCGGGGAGAACATCGACGAGGCCCTTAGACGCGACCGGAGTGCGCCCTACCTTGTTCAGAAAGCCAGGGTCGCAGATGCGATGGGGGATGCTGTCACCAAGGCGGCGTGTCTGACGGAGGCTCTGACCGCCTTTGGACAGAACTTGCGGGCGCTGGATGATTGGCGGTTGGCTTGGCTCCAGACCGCAGCTGGGATGCAGGGGGACCGGGAGGCCGAACTGCGGGCACAACAAGAGCGACAACGACGACTTCAAGGCGAACCCGCAGGGGACCTCGGTGGCAAGCTGCCAATTCTCCTGCCTGCGCTGGAGAGGGGCGGTGCGGCATGAGCTGGTTGGTGGCTCCAGAGGAGCTCACGCCAGACCAGAGCCGGGCCATCGCGTTGGAGCCAAGCGAGCATCGGGCGATCATCGGCGGTCCTGGTTCGGGGAAGACCCAGATTTTGCTCTACCGGGCGCAGTTCCTGGCTCGGAAATACCACGTTCCTCCGAATCGCTTCCACATCTTCGTCTACACCAACGTCCTTAAGTCGTACATACGCACGGCGCTCAACTACCTGGACTTGCCGCTCGATTGCGTGTCCACACTGGACGGTTGGTGCAAGACCTATTTTCAGACCCACATCGGTGGTCGGGTGCCGTGGGACGCCCAAGCGAAGAGGCCTGACTTCGACGCCATCCGAAATGCCATCCTTCAGCGGACCTACTCGAATCTGCTGCACGAGCCGGCCTTCGATTTCGTCCTGGTGGATGAGGGGCAGGACCTCGACCGACCTGCCTTCGAGTTGCTCTCTCGACTGAGCAAACATGTGACGGTCTGCGCGGACCGAAAACAGCAGATCTACGACCGCGGGTCCGAGGAACGGGAGATTCTGACGGCGCTCGGCCTCCGAAGCGGCAGCGTTGCCTTCCTTGACGCCTATCGGTGCTGTCCGTACATCACACAGCTCGCCGCTTCCCTTCTAGACGACCCGGTTGAACGCACCCGCTACCTACGCCAGGTCAGGACCACCCAAACAGAACGAGAAAAGCCTCTCCTCTATCTCGCCCAGGACTTTGAGGACGAGAAGAAGCGCCTGGTTGAAATCGTGCGAAGTAGGCAGGTCAAGGGCGAGAGGATCGCGATTCTCTTTGGCGCGCAACGCCAGA is a window encoding:
- a CDS encoding 3'-5' exonuclease; translation: MSWLVAPEELTPDQSRAIALEPSEHRAIIGGPGSGKTQILLYRAQFLARKYHVPPNRFHIFVYTNVLKSYIRTALNYLDLPLDCVSTLDGWCKTYFQTHIGGRVPWDAQAKRPDFDAIRNAILQRTYSNLLHEPAFDFVLVDEGQDLDRPAFELLSRLSKHVTVCADRKQQIYDRGSEEREILTALGLRSGSVAFLDAYRCCPYITQLAASLLDDPVERTRYLRQVRTTQTEREKPLLYLAQDFEDEKKRLVEIVRSRQVKGERIAILFGAQRQIHGFAKGLREQGLEVEIQEEADFSSDLPKLITYHSAKGLTFDTVLLPRLVGRSFPYLTDRRLASLLFVGVTRAVKWVYMSTTEDGQQLRSVLERVIPLADGGGPLVVQRGRAAAGIQKSLFGSGTPDSRAGDTDDILDPL